ACCATTGGAGCGATCGCCCGATGGGACGACCCAAGACTGTGAACGAGCAATATCTCAATCACTTGAAAGAACTGGCAAGCCATAGCCCACGCGAGTATGGCTATCCGTTTCAACGCTGGACAGCGCAATGGTTAGGAAAGCATTTGGCAAAAGAACTAGGAATTAAACTTAGCAATTGCCACATCAATCGACTACTAAAACAGATGGGGCTTTCTACTCGACCAAAACTCACGACAGATGAGGCAGTAACAAATCAGCTCAGCACTGGTAATTCCAGCCTTACAATCGACGACTTGACATCTACTTCAGTGCCTGAGTCTACACAGTTTTGGCTATTCAATTCCATCCGTTGAGATTTCAACTATGGTTCAGAATT
Above is a genomic segment from Chroococcidiopsis sp. SAG 2025 containing:
- a CDS encoding helix-turn-helix domain-containing protein; its protein translation is MQVLPGGIAVEKQGQYLTPFQRKLLHKSLQADLRPEYRRRIEIMLLADTGQSQTQICEALGCSPEMARYWIVMAQTGNAHHWSDRPMGRPKTVNEQYLNHLKELASHSPREYGYPFQRWTAQWLGKHLAKELGIKLSNCHINRLLKQMGLSTRPKLTTDEAVTNQLSTGNSSLTIDDLTSTSVPESTQFWLFNSIR